In one window of Luteitalea sp. DNA:
- the pcnB gene encoding polynucleotide adenylyltransferase PcnB, producing MGEPTILPRSEHGLSRRDIDPDALKVLYRLHRHGFTAYLVGGSVRDPLLGRRPKDFDIGTSAHPYQVKRLFRNCWVIGRRFRLAHVRFGNKTIEVATFRRTLPAGTETEPPLVSPHAGTAGSDKPATAAPRPSAARDLDPASRIVRRDNTFGTPEEDAFRRDFTINGLFYDIATFSIIDYVGGLRDLEARAVRSIGSPDERFQEDPVRMLRAVVLASRLDFILDPAIPEAIRRHAPLIAQSAPARLLDEYYKILRSGAARLSFARLADSGLLYHLTPELLTGDLASLERSLEVLDSYRARFAQAPDTLTNTILMGTLLVPLGLLGARSRSPGDAETSPLRTLGLLPVSRRDLERLVQALDLQARLLQTDRPVRAQRGVLHRSALGDAVTWLELHDNRPDVVAYWRDLLAQRGRARPVDGSDPDDQDLRSRRRRRRRRGGRRSRPG from the coding sequence ATGGGGGAGCCGACTATCCTGCCTCGCAGCGAGCACGGGCTCTCGCGGCGAGACATCGATCCTGACGCCCTCAAGGTGCTGTATCGGCTCCATCGTCATGGCTTTACGGCGTACTTGGTCGGCGGAAGCGTCCGTGACCCGCTCCTTGGTCGCCGGCCGAAGGACTTCGACATCGGCACCTCAGCTCATCCTTATCAGGTCAAGCGACTCTTCCGCAACTGCTGGGTCATCGGCCGGCGCTTTCGCCTGGCGCACGTGCGCTTCGGGAACAAGACGATTGAGGTTGCTACCTTCCGGCGAACGCTGCCGGCCGGCACCGAGACGGAACCGCCGCTCGTGAGCCCGCATGCGGGGACGGCCGGCAGTGACAAGCCCGCGACAGCGGCTCCGAGACCGTCCGCGGCGCGCGATCTGGATCCGGCAAGCCGCATCGTCCGGCGCGACAACACGTTTGGCACGCCCGAGGAAGACGCCTTCCGACGTGACTTCACGATCAACGGTCTCTTCTACGACATCGCCACCTTCTCCATCATCGATTACGTTGGCGGTCTTCGTGACCTGGAAGCGCGCGCGGTTCGCTCGATCGGCAGTCCTGACGAGCGATTCCAGGAAGATCCCGTGCGTATGCTGCGCGCGGTCGTGCTGGCCTCGCGGCTCGACTTTATCCTCGATCCCGCAATTCCGGAAGCCATCCGCCGGCACGCACCACTCATCGCGCAGAGCGCGCCGGCACGCCTGCTCGATGAGTACTACAAGATCCTGCGCAGCGGTGCCGCACGGCTTTCCTTTGCGCGCTTGGCGGACAGCGGCTTGCTCTACCACCTCACGCCAGAGCTCTTGACGGGCGACCTCGCGAGCCTGGAGCGGTCGCTCGAAGTGCTGGACAGCTACCGAGCACGGTTTGCGCAAGCACCGGACACGCTCACGAACACAATCCTCATGGGCACGCTGCTCGTACCGCTCGGCCTGCTCGGAGCACGCAGCCGGAGCCCAGGTGATGCGGAGACATCGCCTCTCCGAACGCTGGGACTGCTGCCGGTGTCGCGCCGCGATCTCGAGCGGCTCGTTCAGGCCCTCGACTTGCAGGCGCGATTACTCCAAACGGACCGGCCGGTGCGAGCGCAGCGGGGCGTCCTGCACCGCAGCGCGCTCGGAGACGCGGTGACGTGGCTCGAGCTTCACGACAACCGCCCTGACGTGGTGGCGTATTGGCGCGACCTGCTGGCACAGCGCGGCCGCGCGCGGCCGGTCGATGGCTCTGACCCGGATGATCAGGACTTGCGCTCTCGCCGCCGACGCCGGCGCCGCCGCGGCGGTCGCCGTTCGCGACCAGGCTAG
- the serC gene encoding 3-phosphoserine/phosphohydroxythreonine transaminase, with product MITNTTVHRIFNFSAGPAILPLPVLEEAQRDLVSLPGVGMSVLEISHRSKAFERRLQEAVADLRALASIPDNYHVLFLHGGASLQFSMVPMNLVPPGGTGDYIVTGAWSQKAVKEAKRVGAVHVAASTESEGFARIPRQDEIRLSADGAYVHVTSNNTIYGTQWRELPEVGDRPLVSDASSDIFNGPIDVSRHALIYAGAQKNLGPAGVTLVIIRDDIARRSPSSLPTMLSYATHVDNGSLYNTPPVFAIYMVGLVAKWLRAEGGLQAVGTQNERKAAKLYAAIDRTDFYRGHAQPDSRSLMNVTFRLPSEELEKAFVADATANGLDGLKGHRSVGGIRASIYNAFPEEGVDALTAFMREFERKHG from the coding sequence ATGATCACGAATACTACTGTCCACCGCATCTTCAACTTCAGCGCCGGACCAGCAATCCTTCCACTTCCCGTGCTCGAGGAAGCGCAGCGGGACCTCGTCTCGCTGCCGGGCGTCGGCATGTCGGTGCTGGAGATCAGCCACCGTTCGAAAGCCTTCGAACGGAGGCTTCAAGAGGCCGTTGCCGACCTGCGCGCACTGGCCAGCATCCCCGACAACTACCATGTGCTCTTCCTACACGGCGGCGCCAGCCTGCAGTTCTCCATGGTTCCCATGAACCTCGTCCCGCCAGGCGGTACGGGTGACTACATCGTGACCGGCGCCTGGTCGCAGAAGGCCGTCAAGGAGGCGAAGCGGGTGGGAGCCGTACATGTGGCGGCCTCCACTGAATCAGAGGGCTTCGCGCGCATCCCGCGTCAGGACGAGATACGGCTCTCTGCCGACGGTGCGTACGTGCACGTGACGTCGAACAACACGATTTACGGAACTCAATGGCGGGAGCTGCCCGAGGTCGGCGACAGACCATTGGTCTCGGACGCTTCGTCGGACATCTTCAACGGGCCGATTGACGTCTCGCGCCACGCTCTCATCTACGCGGGCGCGCAAAAGAACCTCGGACCGGCCGGTGTCACGCTCGTGATCATCCGCGACGATATCGCCCGGCGGTCGCCGTCCAGCCTGCCGACGATGCTGAGCTACGCGACGCATGTCGACAACGGATCCCTCTACAACACCCCGCCGGTGTTTGCCATCTACATGGTTGGCCTCGTGGCCAAGTGGCTGCGTGCCGAAGGCGGCCTCCAAGCCGTCGGCACACAAAACGAGCGGAAGGCCGCGAAGCTCTACGCCGCGATCGATCGCACGGACTTCTATCGGGGCCATGCCCAGCCCGACAGCCGTTCGCTCATGAACGTCACGTTCCGACTTCCCAGCGAGGAGCTCGAGAAAGCGTTTGTCGCCGACGCGACGGCGAACGGTCTCGACGGGTTGAAGGGGCACCGGTCCGTCGGCGGCATCCGCGCGTCGATTTACAACGCGTTTCCCGAGGAAGGCGTCGATGCCCTCACCGCCTTCATGCGAGAGTTCGAGCGCAAGCACGGTTGA
- a CDS encoding ACT domain-containing protein, translating to MRVLIADKFEQTGIGALQAASCDVVYEPDLKEEALVDAIGRTEAEVLVVRSTQVTEPMLDAGRLALVVRAGAGYNTIDVAAASTRGIYVSNCPGKNSISVAELTMGLILALDRRIPDGVADLRAGTWNKKDYAKAAGLFGRTLGVLGAGAIAREVIKRAAACGMAIVLWSRRFNGEDRPLTDEELAALDLEIAARQVHISLAPSPKAVAERCDVLTVHLALSPDTRGVVGGAVLARLKPGALFVNTSRGELVDEAALLEAVQRHGIRAGLDVYCGEPSSGTGTFSSALISSGVYGTHHIGASTNQAQEAIAAETVRIVLAYRDTGQVPNVVNLARRSPATHMLVIRHRDRPGVLAHVFDVLRDRGINVQETENVVFEGAEAAVARVNLGREPDGALLDTLRRGNANIFDLQVVSLS from the coding sequence ATGAGAGTCTTGATTGCGGACAAGTTCGAGCAGACCGGAATCGGCGCGTTGCAAGCCGCCAGCTGCGATGTCGTGTACGAGCCCGACTTGAAAGAGGAGGCGCTCGTTGACGCGATTGGTCGAACCGAGGCGGAAGTGCTGGTCGTGCGCTCCACCCAGGTCACCGAGCCGATGCTGGACGCTGGCCGACTCGCGCTCGTCGTGCGGGCGGGCGCCGGCTACAACACCATCGACGTGGCGGCTGCATCGACGCGCGGCATCTATGTGTCGAATTGTCCCGGCAAGAACAGCATCAGTGTGGCCGAGTTGACCATGGGACTCATCCTCGCCCTCGACCGCAGGATTCCCGATGGTGTCGCCGATTTGCGCGCCGGCACGTGGAACAAGAAGGATTACGCGAAGGCCGCGGGGCTGTTCGGCCGCACGCTCGGCGTGCTTGGCGCAGGCGCTATCGCGCGCGAGGTGATCAAGCGTGCCGCGGCGTGCGGTATGGCAATCGTCTTGTGGAGCCGGCGATTCAACGGTGAGGACAGACCGTTGACCGACGAGGAGCTGGCTGCGCTCGATCTCGAGATCGCCGCGCGTCAGGTCCATATCTCTCTGGCACCCTCCCCCAAGGCAGTGGCAGAGCGCTGCGACGTGCTCACGGTCCATCTAGCACTGTCGCCGGACACCAGGGGGGTAGTCGGAGGGGCGGTGCTCGCGCGACTCAAGCCTGGCGCCCTCTTCGTCAACACCTCACGCGGCGAGCTCGTGGATGAAGCCGCGCTGTTGGAGGCCGTGCAGAGGCATGGCATTCGTGCAGGCCTGGATGTGTATTGCGGTGAGCCGTCCAGCGGCACTGGAACGTTCAGCTCCGCGCTCATCTCCAGCGGCGTCTATGGGACGCACCACATTGGCGCATCGACCAATCAGGCACAAGAGGCCATTGCCGCCGAGACCGTGCGTATCGTGCTGGCCTATCGAGACACCGGACAGGTGCCCAACGTGGTCAACCTCGCGCGCCGCTCACCGGCCACTCACATGTTGGTCATCCGCCACCGCGATCGCCCGGGCGTGCTCGCGCATGTGTTCGATGTGCTGCGCGACCGCGGCATCAATGTACAAGAAACGGAGAACGTGGTGTTCGAGGGCGCCGAGGCGGCGGTTGCCCGCGTCAACCTCGGACGCGAGCCAGATGGTGCACTGCTCGATACGCTCCGCCGCGGAAACGCGAACATCTTCGACCTCCAGGTCGTCTCGCTTTCGTGA
- a CDS encoding DUF1015 family protein → MAVIRPFRALRPRPDLAPRVAAVPYDVVNVEEARALASGSELSFLHVSRAEIDLPLETDPYSDAVYERARTNFDRLRSTALIEEPFPKLYFYRLRMGAHEQTGLAACYSIEEYNQGLVKKHEKTRPDKEDDRTRHVGCLRAQTGPVLLTYRPQPSIDVLRARVCAGVPLYDFIAEDGVAHTLWRAEPDTCEALIAAFDEVSELYIADGHHRAASAARAHTAMAATAEAAGEHAWFLAVAFPDDEVQILPYHRVVKSLSGMSETQFLEALAACGTLEPGGPSPSRRGQCTVYVGGSWHALTLRPSLTGSADPTTALDAAVLQETVLGPVLKIGDPRTDKGIDFVGGIRGPGELERLVRNGQAAAAFSMFPVSVAELMAVADAGAIMPPKSTWFEPKLRDGLLVHLI, encoded by the coding sequence ATGGCTGTCATTCGTCCCTTTCGTGCGCTTCGCCCTCGCCCCGATCTGGCACCGCGCGTAGCCGCCGTCCCCTACGACGTCGTGAACGTCGAGGAGGCGCGCGCGCTCGCCAGCGGCAGCGAGCTCAGCTTCCTTCATGTCTCGCGCGCGGAGATCGATCTCCCGCTCGAGACCGACCCGTACTCCGACGCAGTCTACGAGCGCGCCCGTACCAACTTCGACCGCCTGAGGTCCACGGCGCTCATCGAGGAGCCATTCCCGAAGCTCTATTTCTACCGGCTCCGCATGGGCGCACACGAGCAAACTGGCCTGGCCGCCTGCTACTCGATCGAAGAGTACAACCAGGGTCTCGTCAAGAAGCACGAGAAGACCCGGCCGGACAAGGAGGACGATCGCACGCGGCATGTGGGCTGCCTGCGCGCGCAGACCGGCCCCGTGCTTCTGACCTATCGCCCCCAACCGTCAATCGACGTCCTGCGGGCACGCGTCTGCGCGGGGGTGCCGCTCTATGATTTCATCGCGGAGGACGGCGTTGCGCATACCCTCTGGCGCGCCGAGCCTGACACCTGTGAGGCGCTCATCGCGGCGTTCGATGAGGTATCAGAGCTCTATATCGCCGATGGTCACCATCGCGCGGCGAGTGCGGCGCGAGCGCACACAGCGATGGCAGCCACGGCGGAGGCCGCGGGTGAGCACGCCTGGTTCCTCGCGGTTGCCTTTCCTGACGATGAGGTTCAGATCCTGCCGTACCACCGCGTGGTCAAGAGCCTATCTGGCATGAGCGAGACGCAGTTTCTCGAGGCGCTGGCGGCGTGCGGCACGCTCGAGCCGGGCGGCCCGTCGCCGTCACGCAGGGGACAGTGTACAGTTTACGTGGGCGGGAGCTGGCACGCCCTCACGCTGCGACCCAGCCTGACCGGATCAGCCGATCCCACGACGGCGCTCGATGCCGCGGTGCTGCAGGAGACCGTGCTCGGACCTGTCTTGAAGATCGGAGATCCCCGGACGGACAAGGGCATCGATTTCGTTGGCGGCATCCGCGGCCCCGGCGAGCTCGAGCGCCTGGTACGGAACGGCCAGGCAGCGGCAGCGTTCTCGATGTTCCCGGTGAGCGTCGCGGAGCTGATGGCCGTTGCCGACGCCGGCGCGATCATGCCGCCCAAGTCGACCTGGTTCGAGCCAAAGCTCCGGGACGGGCTGTTGGTGCATTTGATCTGA